Proteins from one Brevibacillus humidisoli genomic window:
- a CDS encoding JAB domain-containing protein: MNRMSFYRPTFVKITQFSSSNKRIKDSVEAVYLFRTFAEIFHRGKQEILLVMSLDEDNRLLGMEVIPVKESQPLRASEVFAGSILRKANAIKIGRFTTSDLMPSPSDEWMAIRLTKAGDFLGIAVKDFIIITDKQYFSLMDDGSKESQLPTT; the protein is encoded by the coding sequence ATGAATCGAATGAGCTTTTATCGGCCAACGTTCGTGAAGATTACCCAGTTTTCATCATCGAACAAGCGGATTAAGGATTCGGTTGAGGCCGTTTATCTATTCCGAACTTTCGCGGAGATCTTCCATAGGGGAAAGCAGGAAATATTGCTGGTTATGAGCTTGGATGAAGATAACCGATTACTGGGCATGGAAGTCATCCCGGTAAAAGAGAGTCAACCACTTCGTGCTTCGGAGGTCTTTGCCGGTTCCATACTTCGCAAAGCTAACGCGATTAAGATTGGTCGGTTTACTACGTCTGATCTAATGCCAAGTCCGTCTGATGAATGGATGGCGATAAGATTGACAAAAGCAGGCGACTTTCTTGGTATCGCTGTAAAAGATTTTATCATTATTACCGACAAACAATATTTTTCACTGATGGATGATGGTAGTAAGGAGAGTCAATTACCCACCACGTAG
- a CDS encoding JAB domain-containing protein has protein sequence MNTISVYQVKLQKVGDVSFEWRPIHAPKDAVSIFQTYLEHYCHTDRENFIAMYLNVKNEVVGLSTVHIGSLNASLVNPREVYTDAVLHKAASVILCHNHPSGNPSPSREDIEVTKTLRQAGEILDIAVLDHIIIGQDRFISFKEQGYMNNTQAMGGFVWENRVVKETVRFRNTEGMER, from the coding sequence ATGAACACCATATCGGTTTACCAGGTTAAATTGCAAAAGGTTGGCGATGTATCATTTGAATGGAGACCCATTCATGCACCCAAGGATGCAGTATCTATATTTCAGACATACTTGGAGCACTACTGCCACACGGATCGTGAGAACTTTATAGCGATGTACTTGAATGTAAAAAATGAGGTGGTGGGTTTGTCCACTGTCCACATTGGATCGTTGAACGCTAGTCTTGTTAATCCTCGTGAAGTGTATACCGATGCAGTGCTCCATAAGGCTGCGTCTGTCATACTGTGTCACAATCATCCGAGCGGGAATCCCTCACCGAGTAGAGAAGACATTGAGGTCACAAAAACCCTTCGACAAGCTGGAGAAATCTTGGATATTGCTGTCTTAGATCACATCATTATCGGTCAAGACCGTTTCATTTCGTTTAAGGAACAGGGCTACATGAATAATACGCAAGCGATGGGTGGATTCGTATGGGAAAATCGAGTAGTAAAAGAGACAGTCCGGTTTAGAAACACAGAGGGTATGGAAAGGTAA
- a CDS encoding prepilin peptidase has protein sequence MAWYALVVTIIAAWIDYKKLIIPHILTIPSIIVALIVAFLHGNGMAAVISGAIMFASLLLLLFLTGGGIGGGDVYLLTFLAMVVGFPTSHLLVLLALLVAFAWSLILRKRNGCIPLAPPIFVGYAILMMTNM, from the coding sequence ATGGCCTGGTATGCATTGGTCGTCACGATTATAGCTGCATGGATCGATTACAAAAAGCTCATCATCCCTCACATCCTTACCATACCGTCTATCATAGTAGCCCTTATCGTTGCGTTTCTACATGGGAACGGAATGGCTGCAGTAATAAGTGGCGCCATCATGTTTGCATCCTTACTGCTACTGTTGTTTCTAACTGGTGGTGGGATCGGGGGTGGGGATGTCTACCTCCTCACCTTCTTAGCCATGGTAGTTGGTTTTCCAACAAGTCATTTGCTGGTTCTACTTGCCCTGTTGGTTGCGTTTGCCTGGAGTTTGATCTTACGAAAACGGAATGGATGTATCCCACTTGCTCCACCTATTTTTGTTGGCTATGCCATCTTGATGATGACAAATATGTAA
- a CDS encoding ParM/StbA family protein → MRRVQGGFDLGNNALKMVLEGKRAKIPNVVREVPIPTERKRISNNEKMENTFDVILRCPHVPELHGKRFFVGKLAIGNGEHEIDPQTKKARNPLVLVPFLTALAAHAESEQDEIQVSGYAGLPMDEYLIADLKEEYRQRLNGRFQVEFVSTAGREGWKVQLHLNIEVKPEGMAVTLRQIQKNMGRWNLQTMGAIDIGAFSTDISVLDREFEPIPELCQGLQIGTASALESIRERINKEYRVNFTRHMIDEIVTKDNGKMQLGIREIDISDVIEEHFRPYSRQIAQAITEILEHPKGVSTARFFIFGGGAIAYKPYLIELQERTYSEFVWLDHDPDEVIFENAISFYLLAIM, encoded by the coding sequence ATGAGACGTGTTCAAGGAGGATTTGACTTAGGGAATAACGCGTTGAAAATGGTTTTAGAAGGGAAAAGAGCGAAGATCCCTAATGTGGTGAGGGAAGTTCCAATTCCGACGGAAAGAAAACGAATCAGCAATAATGAAAAAATGGAAAACACATTTGATGTTATTCTGCGCTGCCCTCATGTTCCTGAACTTCACGGGAAGCGTTTTTTTGTTGGTAAGCTCGCCATCGGGAACGGAGAGCATGAGATTGATCCGCAAACCAAAAAAGCAAGGAATCCTTTGGTTCTAGTTCCGTTTTTGACAGCATTGGCAGCACATGCCGAGTCGGAACAAGATGAGATTCAGGTAAGTGGATATGCGGGTTTACCGATGGATGAGTATCTGATTGCAGATCTAAAGGAAGAATACCGACAACGGTTGAACGGCAGATTTCAAGTGGAATTCGTCTCTACAGCAGGGCGAGAGGGATGGAAAGTGCAGCTGCACCTCAACATTGAGGTCAAGCCGGAAGGAATGGCTGTTACTCTCCGGCAGATTCAAAAAAACATGGGAAGATGGAATCTCCAGACGATGGGGGCAATTGATATCGGGGCGTTTTCAACGGACATCTCGGTTTTAGACCGAGAATTCGAACCGATCCCGGAGTTATGTCAAGGTTTGCAGATTGGTACCGCGAGTGCTTTGGAGAGCATTCGAGAGAGAATCAATAAAGAATACCGAGTGAATTTCACCAGGCATATGATCGATGAGATCGTCACGAAAGATAACGGAAAGATGCAACTTGGTATCAGAGAGATTGACATCTCAGATGTCATCGAAGAACATTTCCGACCCTATTCCAGACAAATTGCTCAGGCAATAACGGAGATCCTGGAGCATCCCAAAGGAGTCTCGACTGCTCGCTTTTTTATCTTCGGAGGTGGTGCTATTGCCTATAAGCCCTACTTGATAGAGCTGCAGGAGAGGACGTACAGCGAGTTCGTATGGTTGGATCACGATCCGGACGAGGTGATCTTTGAAAATGCCATCTCCTTTTATTTGTTGGCCATTATGTGA
- a CDS encoding ATPase, T2SS/T4P/T4SS family: MKQFIARNRVDLQQIQSQRVVPETTTGQELSADGTKYEHVKNEIRSFLIESHPTLLKEGVFNKKRKAEIERVVRTYIQVQRIIVKGMMIDELVERIWKDLFSLGPLDGVLEDHSITEIMINGFDEPWVKQDGQNKPADHLIKFDHVKHYETMIQTKILNSCGKQVSEKDPIVDARVGDCRVSIVWQPTSQMKGPILTIRKFPPIVLTPEEFLDKGTASEEMFDFIRLIVEGGCTICMGGPTGSGKTTTFKLMAKFIKKGQRTIVIEDTAEMRLHKLYPYAERYHFVSEECRIFGDDKTDITIQKLIVASLRQTPYRIIIGEIRKSNDLLSAIEASFTGHPVWFTMHGDSAEDLAERMAMLLGFQMTKTDAYALLSKSMNIIIMQKHFETENKRRIFEIAEVVGTDEKGKLVIRKIFEYDWDLKTFLRLHPISERLIQKFRHAEIPRERYERYLSV; the protein is encoded by the coding sequence ATGAAGCAGTTCATTGCACGGAATCGGGTGGATCTGCAACAAATCCAGAGTCAGCGGGTAGTTCCCGAAACGACAACCGGTCAAGAATTGAGTGCGGACGGTACCAAATATGAACATGTGAAAAACGAAATTCGTTCCTTTCTGATCGAATCACACCCCACGCTTTTAAAGGAAGGCGTGTTTAATAAAAAGCGAAAAGCAGAAATCGAGCGGGTCGTTCGGACGTACATTCAGGTTCAACGGATTATTGTCAAAGGGATGATGATAGACGAGCTGGTAGAACGGATATGGAAGGACCTGTTTTCACTCGGTCCACTTGATGGGGTGCTGGAAGATCACTCCATTACGGAAATCATGATCAACGGGTTCGATGAACCATGGGTGAAGCAAGACGGACAAAACAAACCGGCTGACCATCTGATCAAGTTCGATCATGTGAAGCACTATGAGACGATGATCCAGACGAAGATCCTCAACTCATGTGGTAAGCAGGTGTCGGAAAAAGATCCAATTGTGGATGCCAGGGTTGGCGATTGCCGGGTTAGCATCGTTTGGCAGCCGACATCCCAAATGAAGGGACCGATATTAACCATCCGTAAGTTTCCTCCTATCGTTCTTACGCCGGAAGAGTTTCTGGACAAGGGAACAGCAAGTGAGGAAATGTTTGACTTTATCCGCTTAATCGTAGAGGGGGGCTGTACCATTTGTATGGGTGGTCCAACCGGGTCCGGAAAAACCACCACCTTTAAGCTGATGGCCAAATTCATCAAGAAAGGGCAACGCACTATCGTAATTGAGGATACTGCAGAGATGCGGTTACACAAACTGTATCCGTATGCAGAAAGATATCACTTTGTATCAGAGGAATGCCGGATTTTTGGAGATGACAAAACGGATATCACGATCCAAAAACTGATTGTCGCCAGTCTCCGACAAACGCCTTATCGGATCATTATTGGAGAGATCCGAAAGTCTAATGACCTGCTCAGTGCGATTGAAGCGTCGTTCACGGGGCATCCTGTCTGGTTCACGATGCACGGGGACTCGGCGGAAGATTTAGCGGAACGAATGGCCATGCTACTGGGCTTTCAGATGACGAAAACGGACGCCTACGCTCTCTTATCCAAATCTATGAATATCATTATCATGCAGAAACATTTTGAGACAGAAAACAAAAGACGAATCTTTGAAATTGCTGAGGTTGTGGGGACAGATGAGAAAGGCAAACTTGTCATTCGGAAGATCTTTGAGTACGACTGGGATCTCAAGACGTTTCTTCGTCTCCATCCGATCTCTGAGCGGCTCATCCAAAAATTTCGTCATGCCGAGATCCCCAGGGAACGATACGAACGGTATCTCAGTGTGTGA
- a CDS encoding restriction endonuclease: MDGYQFEQYVALLLKALGYQVSVTPKSKDYGADLLLIKGEKKIVVQVKRHRKSVGIGAVQEVAASMRYYKATEAWVITNDDFTVSARQLASSNDVRLIDRKGLTELILSVHPDLVPIPRNVLRDIPAKEIICERCGAKMVQRKSASGLFYGCSRFPKCRYTLSRKA; this comes from the coding sequence ATGGATGGTTACCAATTTGAACAGTACGTAGCTCTGTTGCTAAAAGCACTAGGATACCAAGTCAGTGTTACCCCAAAGAGCAAGGATTACGGTGCTGATCTCTTGTTAATCAAGGGAGAGAAGAAAATCGTTGTTCAAGTCAAACGTCATCGCAAATCTGTAGGGATCGGTGCAGTCCAAGAAGTCGCAGCATCCATGAGATACTACAAAGCAACAGAAGCCTGGGTTATTACAAACGATGATTTTACAGTATCAGCTCGTCAATTGGCAAGCTCTAATGATGTACGTCTAATAGATCGAAAGGGTTTAACAGAACTGATCCTTTCGGTACACCCGGATCTGGTTCCGATTCCGAGAAATGTTCTACGAGACATACCTGCAAAAGAGATTATCTGTGAGCGTTGTGGAGCCAAAATGGTTCAACGTAAGAGCGCATCAGGGTTATTTTACGGTTGTTCTCGCTTTCCAAAATGCCGCTACACTCTATCACGAAAAGCATGA
- a CDS encoding type II secretion system F family protein → MSEIILALCMATLVYLFLLHVVFKKRERIKWIEVQKPKTTPRLKFLEDAEKKGVSLSFRTYVVWWSAAVGSGVTLSLLFSNPLLLALMVGVNFFALKIYVYQKERMIREKAKDQLGPALQNLGSAYRMQRNWKRALETVIPVLQEPLKSEFQRAYQLHNTGVAIGEVFQRMMANLKVPEMQLFVTMAEISEEIGEDAAEGVLVAGAYFQTRRIAMADLANAMMNAVKENRYLMYAFIGVVFFFRFLKPDLFSVYTDNILGKFFLALYMTIALVVPIVSFFIMRKEI, encoded by the coding sequence TTGAGTGAAATCATTTTGGCCTTGTGTATGGCAACCTTGGTTTATCTTTTTCTGCTGCATGTCGTATTCAAAAAAAGAGAAAGGATCAAGTGGATAGAGGTTCAAAAACCGAAGACCACACCACGGCTGAAATTCCTGGAGGATGCAGAGAAAAAAGGGGTCTCCCTTTCCTTTCGAACCTATGTCGTGTGGTGGTCCGCAGCTGTAGGGAGTGGGGTTACCCTCTCCCTGCTATTTTCTAATCCTCTTTTGTTAGCTTTGATGGTAGGCGTAAACTTTTTCGCGCTCAAGATATACGTCTATCAGAAAGAGAGAATGATACGGGAGAAGGCGAAGGATCAACTAGGTCCCGCGCTGCAAAACCTTGGGTCCGCCTACCGAATGCAGCGCAATTGGAAACGTGCACTGGAAACGGTTATTCCAGTATTGCAGGAGCCACTAAAAAGTGAATTTCAAAGGGCATATCAGCTCCATAACACCGGTGTAGCAATTGGAGAAGTGTTTCAACGGATGATGGCCAATCTGAAAGTGCCTGAAATGCAGTTGTTTGTCACCATGGCGGAAATCAGTGAAGAGATTGGAGAAGATGCAGCCGAAGGGGTTTTGGTTGCCGGAGCATATTTTCAAACCCGCAGGATTGCGATGGCGGATCTGGCAAATGCCATGATGAACGCAGTGAAGGAAAATCGATACCTCATGTATGCGTTTATCGGGGTGGTTTTCTTCTTCCGGTTTCTGAAGCCTGACTTATTCTCCGTATACACAGATAACATACTCGGCAAATTTTTTCTGGCCTTGTATATGACCATCGCACTGGTGGTACCCATTGTTAGCTTTTTCATAATGCGAAAGGAAATTTGA